tattattattatgattatcattattattattattacgattatgattattatcattattattgtctAACGAACTTACGGCTTCCTGCGTAAAGAGTCATGAAACAAGAAAAAGTCAGAGATtgatcgttaaaaaatattacagatCGTCGAAAAGGTTTTGTACGAAGTTCTTAGCGACACCACCGTGCACTCGATCGTCACTATGCGAATTTTGTGAAATGACccacagatatatatatatataatagtaacaaTTCGATCGATCCGAATCGAATTAACGGGAAAAGTAGAAAttaggggagggagagagagagagatgggaaaaaattacaattttacgaGAAGAGAGAAGCAAATCTagcaaagtatatatatatgtgtgtatatatatatatatatacacatacacacacatatatactaCTAAGGAAAgtcgaaagaaacgaagggAACGTTCGTTGGAacggtaaaaaaagaaaaaaggtcgAAGCTTTTGCtgaacggagagagagagagaatggccAATTTACTTTCGAGAAAGTCAATGACAATTTCTCGAGGCAATCGAAATGATCTCGAGCTCGAGACACAGCGGCATGAGAACGGTGACCGTTTCGTCCCGATCCGTGCACCGTTAAACCAAACTCACTCGATCTCTACTGACCTCTCTATGAGTTTACGCATCTCCTCGGTGGTCATGCCGTCCTTGCCGCGAGCATTCACTGAAATAGAAAAACACACGGCACGATTGACACAACGGTAAACTACTACGACGACACGTAGCATGCAAATGTGTGGAAGCTAAACGattagagatagagagagatagagagagagagagagaaagagagatagataCACTGAGACCCCGCAGCGAGTCAGCGGTTCATTCTTGATCGCGTCGGTGACTCGCTCGGCATGcctatatattttctactgCTTAAAGAACGAGCAGCGGCGCGAAAGGGGATCCGGAGCGGAACGCAGCCTCTCTCGCCTCTCTCTGTTCTCGAGGAGAGACGGGCAGTTCCATTCCCCGAGGgggggcgagagagagagagggggaggtcCGTCGATTCGTCCCGCTTCGATCCCCCGGCTCGATCACCGGGTCTTTGTACTGACCGCCGTAGTTGCGGTTCACGAGTTGGTCGCGATCGCACTCCGCCTCGCTGATCTCGTTGCTCTCCTTGCTGTCGTTGAAACTCGAGTTGTTCTGGTCGTGGTTCCTTGGCGGGGGTGGGGGCGGTTCCGGTGATCCAGAGACGGGGATATTGCGGGCCGACCCTACGCTGCGACGTCCAACCGAGCCGCGGGATCCGTAGTGGTCGTAGGGAGCGCCGTACTGTCCGTACTGGGAGCCGTATTGATCCTCCTCGGGCGCGCAGTTGGCCGGGTCGTCGTACTCGGGGGAGAAGACGTTGTGGGTTCCGCTGCCGCCTCCTTGGGACGGGACTCGGGAGTAGCGACCGTTTTGACGCGGCTGCGGATCAAAGAGAATCGTTGTCGAGGGAGATCGGAGAAATAGGCGGATCGAGACGTACCATGGATTGAGATCCGGAGCGGCTGTGGGCGGAAGCGTTGGTGGGATGGCCAACGGGTGGCCCCATGGTGCCCGAGTGTCCGTTGCCTGGGTGTGGGAAGGTCTGGAATTGCATGGCCTTGCTGGGGTCCATCTCCTCGCGGAATCCAAGAAGGTGGAAGGTGGCGTAGGGGCAGATCTCGTCTTCCATGCCTGAAAGAAACGATCACCAAGGGTAGACACTGCAGTTATGGAACCGATCGAACTAATCTATTCATTGTCAAAACGGGATTATGATGTTTCACCATTTGCGTATCGGGTGGGTGTTCTTTTGGGTGCGTTCGCCTCGTGCAATGCtaactaagaaaaaaaatctggcGGGTACCTACGTATATTCTCGTTCCTACGTGTTtcccctcttcttctctcgtaCTCGCCCGTTACACAGAGAAACGTTTATAGgaggtatatttatatatatatatacgttatatatatacgcatgcACGTTAATCAATCGTGTCTCGAATCGTTCTACAGTTCCGTTGTTGTCGTTCGCTCGCTTCTGTCTCTCATCATAGAAACCGTTGTCCGACATTTTGGAAAGATGAAAGGAAAAATGCGCGGAGCGAGACAACAACACCGTCCCTGCATCCAAATCCTTCCGTATTCGTGAAAAAAGTAGGACGAATCGAAAGGGATGTGGTTACTTTTCGTGTTTACATTCGTATATATTTGCGAAAATAAAGGAGGAACAATGAGCGCAAAGCATGCGTGAATGCGTGCAAAACATCGAAGTGGGTAATAAATAGCGAATATTGCATGAGCACGGCGTGAACAACCGTGAAGAATCGGAACGGACTTACGAAGAAGACCGGTTATATACGCAATAGCTGGATAGCCGGTCGATAAGTTAGTTAACCGTGGTAGATGTCGCGATAGAGAGACGAAGGCTCGTGACGGCGACacggagaggagaaagagcGCTTCGTTCGGTTCTTTAACTCTACTTTTTACCAACCTCTGTGGGATAGACCCTCGGCACTGCCCATACGAGGTGGCGGTGGACATCTTCGGTTCGGCGCGCAATGATTCAATTCTTCGTACATATGTCGTCTTGGATCCCACGTCGAGTGGCTTCTTATCGAGCCTGTCCCACCTATCGAACATATACTACAAACGTCGTACGACTGACTGCCGCTTACCGATCTTCGGTTTCGCCCTTCTTATCGATTTCTTATCGATTCATCGGCGGGCGTGAACTGAGAGGGCGATCGTGGAAACGGAGACGCGTAGCAATGCGATAAGCGCAAATAAAATAagggaggagaaaaataaCCGTTCCCCGGCACATACATATCTCGATtacgtttaaatatatatatatatatatatatatatataatatatatatatatatatatatatatatatagtatatagagagagagagaaaaaatattttgaagcgAGGCAAACAACGAGACAAACTGGCAATGACTATGAATATCCAACTTGTGTACGAATTACGTGTTTGTGGAGAATGGGTGTGTATGTTTGTGTTTTCAACGTATCGTCATCCCGATTCGTTCGACGAGAATGGTGAGAAAGAATTCTAAGACTCGTGTATATCATATATCGTATacatattcgattcgatttctgGTGTGTCacgaatgaataatgaaatgtaataaataaaataaaagaagaaacggtAAACACTATCGTGCCGATGCGACAACATCTAATAAAcgataattggaatttttagcTAGAGATCGTATTGTTGGCAGTTGTGGCTTACTTATCACTGTACCTCGCTTGATGCGATCGCAGGTGTTATAATTGGATCCGGGAACAGGGGGCAATTTACGGTTGGGCGGGGCGATGTATCCAAGCTCGTCGCGCAGATCGGGCCTTCGTTTGTCCAGGGTTGCTCCGCCTACTCCGGTTTGTTGGTAAACCACGTCGTCTAAAAAATCGAACGGACACGTAGCAGCGTGCCGGTTAGTTCGCTATAGGAACTGCTCCGTGCGCTCGATACGGATCGAAGTGGTCGGGGGTCGATAACGACGTAATATCGATCGTCCCATCCGGCCGACTTCCATCTCTGTTTCGTAATTAACGattgtgtaaaataataaaaaaaaattggtataCATTGTCCCTCGTAATATTTCTCGTCGGCTGATGAGATACCTCGCAGCCGCGTTTGCTCCGGGCCCCGAGTTCTCCTAGACAATGCGACGCAAATCACCACTATCCCTACAATAATGACGACGATCGTCGCTCCGACCGGTACAACCACGTTCACGTCCAGCCAGCCGGGCAACCAAGGGAAATAACGCCTCACGTCCGTGCTGTCGTTATCGCCGTTCCGCACGGGGGGCGCGATCGTACCTGTTCGTTAAGACAGTgcagaaaagagagagggttACCTTTATCGCTACCATGGCCCTTCCCTCTGAGAACGCAGATCACGATGACGGCAACGATTATAACGAGAATAGCTGCTACCACGGGTACGACCAGATTTAAGTTAgccatgaaaattttcatcggaTCCTCGTCGTTGCCACCACCGTTCACGTCAGGTAGCTCTCGGGCCGGTGCAATGGTGCCTGGAACAAAAAATATGGCGACCGTTCAATCCAGCCACCATTAGCACCGGCTACGAGGTGCGCCGTTGccgttttccttccttttccttttttctttttctttctttctttctttctttctttctttctttcctatcCCCTCTTATCgccttcttattttatttacctcCGGTTACGGTCAGCGTTGCGAATTCGTACTCGGCAACCGCGAACCCAGCGTTATTGTGGGCGGTGACGCGCAAGTGGTACCACGTGGCAGGGACCAAATCCAGAACTACGAAGTTGCCGCCCGGTTTAACGTTGTTCGACACCTGGTTCCATTCCTGTTGGTTCCTGAATCACACGATCGACAATtatcgacgacgacgatttaTAGATTTCGCGTTCTCGTTTCCCCCTTACTTCTTCTTGTGCTCGACCACGAAGTAGATCATGGGGCAGCCGCCGTCGGACCACGCGTTCAAGTGCAGAGTGATGCTGTTCGTCGCCACCTCGATGAACCTTGCCGCCTCGGGGATGATCGGTTTCGAGCCTTTGGTGCGGGTGTTGAGCATGTCGGATGGGTCGCCGGTTCCGATTCTAAAATCGAGTCAACGTCTCTTTGCCTCCAATAATGCGAACAATTAATTACACGTTTGTTCCTTTGTTTATTTGTTCATTCACCTACCCGTTGTACGCGGTTACGTAGATCTGGTATCTCGAGCCGCACAACAAATTCTCCAAAGTGTACTTCTGCACCGTGGAGCTGATCTGCGCCGTGTCCCAGTCGCCGAATTCCGGCTTGTAGTGGATCGTGTATCCGTGGATCGGGGCGTTGTCCTGGGGGTGAGGGCGCACCTTCATCGTCAGCGAGTTGGTGGTGGTCGCGGTGAGGGTGATTTGGGGCGAGTGAGGGGGAGCTGCGAAGTCGAGTTGGTCGGTCGAGtttcgagaaacgagaaattcATCCTCGCGAGGGTGCTTTCTCACCGTGCACGATCAACTGGTGGGTGACGGTGTCGTGGCCGAACGTGTTTTCCACGTAGCAAGAGTATTCCCCGGCGTCGGTGCGGTCCACTTCCTTGATGAACAGGGATCCTTCGGGCAATTGTCGCAGTCTGTCGCTGGATTGGAGCACGGCGCCTCGCACTTTCCACGTCACCTCGGGCGCGGGCACGCCGACGGCCAAGCAGGGTAATTTCACGTCCTCCTTGTAGGTGGCCGTGAATTTGTCGTCGAACGACGCGATCTTCGCCGGTACTGAAACAGTTTTCGAAAAAAGGATTGTGACGGGCTCGtcgagaagaggagaggggaggggtggAGATACCTCGAACGCTGGGCGCCAGTGCGACGATCTTGGAAGCCTCTCCCTCGCCGATGTTCGTGCTCGCGGTCACCCAGAAGTCGTATCTGCGCGTCTTGTCCAATTCGGACGCCTCGTGGGTGAGCTGATTGGGCGGCACCTTCTGGCTGCTCGGCTCCTCCGCGTTGTCCGCCTTCGTGTAAACGGTGTACTGGGTGATGACGCCGTTCGGTTGGCTGGGTGGCCTCCACGAAACCAGGATCGATTCGGACGACATGACGAGAGCCTTGATCGCGATAGGCGCTTCGGGGGCTGTGTACACGATATGATTAGGAAAGGATGAGGATTTGCGCGTTCGAGAAAAGCGTCTCTCAGGCTTCTCACCGTCCTGCTCGGTTTGGCAGTGAATGGGCGCGGACTTGACACCGTCTCCGCCAGAAGTGAAAGCCAAGACTTGCATGCTGTAGTTCGTGTACTTCTTCAATCCGTGCAAAATGGTCTCGCTCGAGGAGGTGATCTTGGTGTCCTTGGTGTTCTCGTCGTACCAGGTGTCGGAGGGTCCGTAGATGACCTGGATGACGAGGGATGTAACATTCGAAGACTCGACTCGTGGACGGGTAAGGGAGAACTACAATCACCTTGTATCCGGTGATGACTCCATTCGCGGCGCTAAGGGGGGGCGACATCCAGGAGATCCTGATGGTCTGGGAGGTCAAGGTGGTGCAAGTGGTGTCGTGAGGGGGTTGCTCGGGTACGCCCTCGGCGGTGTGCTGCCTCCGCTCCTCGCTCATCGGCCCCGATCCCACTTTGTTGAACGCTTGCACGACCACGCTGTACTGGGTGTACGTCTTCAGGTTCATGATCTGCAGGTGGTGCTCCTTTCCGTCCTCCTTCGAGAAGTCCACGGTTTCGAACATGTACGGTTTCTCGGAGGAGGAGAGCCTGTAGCCGACGTAGTATCCAAGGATCTCGCCGTTCCAATCCTCGCGAGGGGGCGGTTTCCACGTTACCTGAGTCGAAAAGAATTCGTAGAGAGGAactgaagaaagaaagaaagggagactCGAAGCGGAGCCGGTACCTTGAGGGTGTGCTGGTCGAGGTCGTCGACGCGGATGGAGGTTGGCGGGCCGCTGGGCGCCTCCTCGGCAGTGATTATGGTGACCGTGTCGGACGGGTCGGACGCGCCTATTTCGTTCTCGGCCACGATTCTGAGGTGGTAGGTGGTGGCGGGTCTGAGATTGAACACTCCGGCTACGTTCTGCTGGGATCCGGGCACCAGAACTCTGTCGATATCGGTCTCCCACGAGCCTTTGCTGATCTTGTACTCGATCACGTAGCGCTTGATCGGGCTGTTCCCGTCGTAGGGCGCCGCCCAGGAAAGTTGAACCGAGCGTCCGGATTTGTCCAACACCTTCAAACCGTACGGAACCTCGGGTACCTCTGCGAGGAAACGTAATTCGTAATTCGTAAACGGGGGAGAAGGGGGCGGAGGGAGAGAATAGACTCGAACCTTGCACGATCATGTTGATACTCGTGTCGTCGCTTCCGAAAGCGTTGGTCGCCACGCAGGTGAAGAGGGCCGAGTCGCTTCTCTCGGTTCTCTTGATGCTCAGGTCGGACAGCACGCCGTTCGCCAATATTTCCTCCCGGATCGTGTAACGGGAATCGCTCTTCGGGTCCAGCCTCTTGTTGTTCATGTTCCAGAGGATGCCGATCGGTTTCTCGCCTTGGGCCTCGCATTGCAACACGGCCGGCTCCCCTCGTCGCGCGGTCTGGTTCTTCAGTTTGATCTCGAAGTGGGGCGGGGCTGAAGCGATCGACGAAGATTAGGGCGGAGAAAAGGGTGGAGGACGGACGACGGAATACCTTGAACCGAGATGAAGATAACAGCCGAGAGTCCCGCGCCGATCCCGTTCACAGCCTCGCAGAGATAGTAGCCTTCGTTCGTCTTCTGAATGTTGTTGATCGACAGGGTCCCGTCCTCCACGCTAATGTCCGGATTGCTCAATTTCAGGTCGGTGTAATCGCCCGGTGTGTCCCCTGTGAAACGGGGAATAGGGCAGACGCGCTCGGGGACAGACGCCAGGATGGATGGTCGATCACTTACCAGCGGCCTTCTTCCACGTGACCTGGGGCTTGGGGAAACCGTCGGCTTTGCACTCGACGCGAGCGTCAGAGCCTTGAGCGAATGCCTTGTCGGTGGGCTCCAGGATCCAGCGTGGTGGTACTGTTACAGAATAACCAGGTCATTCCACGTGTTCCCCGGCGTACCACCCGTACGGGGCAGTTAATCCGGGAGCCAGTCGCGCCTCGTCGTGACCTCGGGCCCTGACTTCTCTCCAacccctcttttttcctttctttcgaggGACGCGCGTTTCACTTTCCACGTTTCACGAGCCGAAGATCACGACAGGCTGTTTCCTCGCATGCTGGACGAAACGTCGCGGCTCGCCCCCGCAACTGCGACGAAAACAACGACGACGACATTGCATCTAAAGTCGTGCATGCGGGAGTGTGAGAAGAGATGAAGTGATCGTTACGACTACTTGCGCTACGAAAACGGGTGAAAGATGATGAACGTGCGCAAGAGatggagagacagagagaaggagagagagagagaaagctcGGCTCGGAGCCGAACGCCGTGCATGCAAGGGTTAGGTAAGGTTAGGCTGCTGCGTTACGGTCCGTCGTGCTGCGGCGAAAGAAGTCGGagaaagagtgagagagagtgagagaaagCTATCTATATTTCGTTAGactaaaaaaagaggaggcgGCATGCGTTGTTGTCAAAAGAAAGATACATCTGCTACCGCTACGAATGcatgtaaaaagaaatgaatacgAGGCGAGACGTGTGGTGAGAGGGGCGGTTAAGGTGGTGGGGTTAAAGGAGGCGAAGGGTTTCGTCGATAGGTTGGCGAGAGGGTGATTTTCGGGGGTTGATCGGATGGTCGGTCGGTCGTGTTGGAGGAGAGCAAGGACGCGTTGTAGCGCGACGGGGGAGGGGGTACGGTGCGGTGAGATAACAATAAATCGACACTCGAATGTGATCACGAGAGACACGCAGCTCGATCGCTGGGAGGGTGATCCtgagataaatagataatccGGCGATAGATCGCGACGATCCATCGATCGTTGTTCGGTGTTgtcgttgttattattattattattattatacgaatgATGGCTCGttgagttttcttttttcttttttctcaggGGAGAAGAGGGGGGAGCTGGTGAAGCACGTGACGCGCACGAGAGGACGAGAAttgtcgtatatatatatatatatatacatataatacgtGTATCCTGATCGTCGGTGGTGCCTGTTATCGCTCGTTGGAGATCGCGCGGCGAGAAAAAGCCAACTCGAAAGAAAAAGCCATACTCGATAGGTGTCGTCGAAGAATATTAGCGACGATGAGAGCATGACAACGAGACAGGGTGGTAACGATCGAACGATGCGAGATACTTAGCCAACAGATAAACGATGCGGGTCAAGCTGAACCAAATTGCTGGATGGAATGGGAGGGGAACGAAGTGGGCTCTTTCCTCGGGCTTGGGTGTAACTTTGGTTCCGCTACTCGGCTGAATAAGGCGGGAAATAGGAGCGGACACGCACGAGGGGTGAACGTAGAACGAGGGGGATCGGACACAAAACGTGGGTATGCATAATACACGCGGAATGACGAGATTGCGGAACGggggatagagagagagagagagataggatAAGTAGAAGTCAGAGatagcgagagaaagagagagagagagagagagagagagaggtacgGACGAAAGCTGTGAACGCGAAAACTCTTCCGCTGTGTGAACTGAAATCCAGAAAGCTTTCGccaaaaaaggaaagatttcGTTCGAGCGTTCGTTCTCGGCAACGACGAAGATGcattcaatcaaaattattattaaagccTGCGATAAATGAAACAATCTGAATCGGGGTTGTGAACTGCGCCGGGCTGTTGCGCTGTTGCGTCTCATCTCATTCTTATTCGTTCTTATTCACCGTTCAATCAATTATTCATCAATTATTGCACGATATTATTCATTCACCACGATATTATTCCCACATTACTCTGTTCCCTAACCGTGAACACGCAACGTCGCCTCGTGGATCGCTTTGCCGGACGGATTGGTTGCGATACACGTGTAACGTCCCGCGTGGTCCGGCGTTACAGGCTCGATCAGCATCATGCTCATCCGTGGCCCGAGTTTCCCGACGTTGTATCCCATGAATTGCGAGAGGGGCCGATCCTCGTGGGTCCAGGCGATGTCGATGGGGGTGTCGCCCGTCGCCACCATGCACGCCAGTTGGGCGGCCTGCCCCGCGTAAATCGGTTGGTCGCCAAAATCGAACGGACTGATCCGTGGCAGGACTGGAACGATGAGCATCCCCGGCTAGATCCACACCCACGCACACGCATACACACCCCCTCGATGGATCCACAGTCTCGTCGTCATTGATCATCGTCTACGCAACGGACTTCTTCCCGTCCCTCGGTCGCCGAGAGTCGCCTTTTCCTCTGCTTCCTCCTCCCCATCCGCGTGGGACGCACGCCCACGTTTTCGTCTCGGCAACGACGCGAGGGAAAGGATCGAGAAGAGGCAGACAgccggaaagagagagagagagagagagagagagacgagacGCAGTGCGCGCGTGAGCGTGTGTTACGAGTGTGTgggagaaaggagaaagagaattgGACGGGGAACGAAACGGGAGGGGAAGTTTAGCTCGTCCTGAACTACGGACAAATTACCTTTGATCATTGGTAGCCCAAGGATAACGAGAGTGGGGGACTGTGGTCCAAAAGCTACACTCGGCCGAGCGACCTACCTAAACGATGATGCTTCGAAACAAACGATGCGGGAAGATAATT
The DNA window shown above is from Apis cerana isolate GH-2021 linkage group LG4, AcerK_1.0, whole genome shotgun sequence and carries:
- the LOC108001865 gene encoding cell adhesion molecule Dscam2 isoform X43 — translated: MWLDPPGGGCNIPTYLTTMLLLAVLALTNVACAEDESMGPVFVKEPPNRVDFSNGTGAVVECQARGNPQPDIIWVRADGSAVGDVPGLRQVLPNGNLVFPPFRAEDYRQEVHAQVYSCLARSPAGSVHSRDVNVRAVVTQYYEAEVVSEYVIRGNAAILKCTIPSFVAEFVSVDSWVGSDGSTFKPTNDYDGKYLVLPSGELHIRDVGPEDGYKTYQCRTKHRLTGETRLSATKGRLVITEPLGAKGPKFSSDDRVNSFVRAAGGSSTLLCPAQGFPVPSFRWYKFIEGSSRRQPVQLNERVRQVSGTLIIREARVEDSGKYLCIVNNSVGGESVETVLTVTAPLGAEIEPSTQTIDFGRPATFTCNVRGNPIKTISWLKDGKPLGLEEAVLRIESVKKEDKGMYQCFVRNDQESAQATAELKLGGRFEPPQIRQAFAEETLQPGPSMFLKCVASGNPTPEITWELDGKRLSNTERLQVGQYVTVNGDVVSHLNISSTHTNDGGLYKCIAASKVGSAEHSARLNVYGLPFIRHMDKKAIVAGETLRVTCPVAGYPIESIVWERDTRVLPINRKQKVFPNGTLIIENVERMSDQATYTCVARNAQGYSARGTLEVQVMVAPQILPFAFGDEAASWGELVSVTCSVAKGDQPLEISWAFNGTPIGSHHGSDVVIGSTNKKNSVLTIESVAASHAGEYTCSASNRAGATTHSSRLTVNVPPRWILEPTDKAFAQGSDARVECKADGFPKPQVTWKKAAGDTPGDYTDLKLSNPDISVEDGTLSINNIQKTNEGYYLCEAVNGIGAGLSAVIFISVQAPPHFEIKLKNQTARRGEPAVLQCEAQGEKPIGILWNMNNKRLDPKSDSRYTIREEILANGVLSDLSIKRTERSDSALFTCVATNAFGSDDTSINMIVQEVPEVPYGLKVLDKSGRSVQLSWAAPYDGNSPIKRYVIEYKISKGSWETDIDRVLVPGSQQNVAGVFNLRPATTYHLRIVAENEIGASDPSDTVTIITAEEAPSGPPTSIRVDDLDQHTLKVTWKPPPREDWNGEILGYYVGYRLSSSEKPYMFETVDFSKEDGKEHHLQIMNLKTYTQYSVVVQAFNKVGSGPMSEERRQHTAEGVPEQPPHDTTCTTLTSQTIRISWMSPPLSAANGVITGYKVIYGPSDTWYDENTKDTKITSSSETILHGLKKYTNYSMQVLAFTSGGDGVKSAPIHCQTEQDAPEAPIAIKALVMSSESILVSWRPPSQPNGVITQYTVYTKADNAEEPSSQKVPPNQLTHEASELDKTRRYDFWVTASTNIGEGEASKIVALAPSVRVPAKIASFDDKFTATYKEDVKLPCLAVGVPAPEVTWKVRGAVLQSSDRLRQLPEGSLFIKEVDRTDAGEYSCYVENTFGHDTVTHQLIVHAPPHSPQITLTATTTNSLTMKVRPHPQDNAPIHGYTIHYKPEFGDWDTAQISSTVQKYTLENLLCGSRYQIYVTAYNGIGTGDPSDMLNTRTKGSKPIIPEAARFIEVATNSITLHLNAWSDGGCPMIYFVVEHKKKNQQEWNQVSNNVKPGGNFVVLDLVPATWYHLRVTAHNNAGFAVAEYEFATLTVTGGTIAPARELPDVNGGGNDEDPMKIFMANLNLVVPVVAAILVIIVAVIVICVLRGKGHGSDKDDVVYQQTGVGGATLDKRRPDLRDELGYIAPPNRKLPPVPGSNYNTCDRIKRGTVISGTGSIRSHSTWDPRRHMYEELNHCAPNRRCPPPPRMGSAEGLSHRGMEDEICPYATFHLLGFREEMDPSKAMQFQTFPHPGNGHSGTMGPPVGHPTNASAHSRSGSQSMPRQNGRYSRVPSQGGGSGTHNVFSPEYDDPANCAPEEDQYGSQYGQYGAPYDHYGSRGSVGRRSVGSARNIPVSGSPEPPPPPPRNHDQNNSSFNDSKESNEISEAECDRDQLVNRNYGVNARGKDGMTTEEMRKLIERNEAPSRQTGSGHGGHGGLLTPYDTVAV
- the LOC108001865 gene encoding cell adhesion molecule Dscam2 isoform X10 produces the protein MWLDPPGGGCNIPTYLTTMLLLAVLALTNVACAEDESMGPVFVKEPPNRVDFSNGTGAVVECQARGNPQPDIIWVRADGSAVGDVPGLRQVLPNGNLVFPPFRAEDYRQEVHAQVYSCLARSPAGSVHSRDVNVRAVVAQYFEVQVYDQFAIRGNAAIFKCQVPSFVADHVDVVGWIDSNGGSYVADGQSYVVGQRYAVNVMDEHVLRGNAAIIKCHIPSFVAEFVEVDSWIEDETTEIYPSADYDGKYLVLPSGELHIRDVGPEDGYKTYQCRTKHRLTGETRLSATKGRLVITEPVGFAKPKFSTIDKSRTFEARQGQGVTLQCPAQAYPVPIFKWYKFIEGSSRRQPVQLNERVRQVSGTLIIREARVEDSGKYLCIVNNSVGGESVETVLTVTAPLGAEIEPSTQTIDFGRPATFTCNVRGNPIKTISWLKDGKPLGLEEAVLRIESVKKEDKGMYQCFVRNDQESAQATAELKLGGRFEPPQIRQAFAEETLQPGPSMFLKCVASGNPTPEITWELDGKRLSNTERLQVGQYVTVNGDVVSHLNISSTHTNDGGLYKCIAASKVGSAEHSARLNVYGLPFIRHMDKKAIVAGETLRVTCPVAGYPIESIVWERDTRVLPINRKQKVFPNGTLIIENVERMSDQATYTCVARNAQGYSARGTLEVQVMVSPQIAPISFGDEPVNAGDLVSVQCVVTKGDSPLEITWTFDSQPIRSDRMDVIVSNSGKRVKQLTIESVAARHAGEYTCVASNAAGSTSHSAKLDVNVPPRWILEPTDKAFAQGSDARVECKADGFPKPQVTWKKAAGDTPGDYTDLKLSNPDISVEDGTLSINNIQKTNEGYYLCEAVNGIGAGLSAVIFISVQAPPHFEIKLKNQTARRGEPAVLQCEAQGEKPIGILWNMNNKRLDPKSDSRYTIREEILANGVLSDLSIKRTERSDSALFTCVATNAFGSDDTSINMIVQEVPEVPYGLKVLDKSGRSVQLSWAAPYDGNSPIKRYVIEYKISKGSWETDIDRVLVPGSQQNVAGVFNLRPATTYHLRIVAENEIGASDPSDTVTIITAEEAPSGPPTSIRVDDLDQHTLKVTWKPPPREDWNGEILGYYVGYRLSSSEKPYMFETVDFSKEDGKEHHLQIMNLKTYTQYSVVVQAFNKVGSGPMSEERRQHTAEGVPEQPPHDTTCTTLTSQTIRISWMSPPLSAANGVITGYKVIYGPSDTWYDENTKDTKITSSSETILHGLKKYTNYSMQVLAFTSGGDGVKSAPIHCQTEQDAPEAPIAIKALVMSSESILVSWRPPSQPNGVITQYTVYTKADNAEEPSSQKVPPNQLTHEASELDKTRRYDFWVTASTNIGEGEASKIVALAPSVRVPAKIASFDDKFTATYKEDVKLPCLAVGVPAPEVTWKVRGAVLQSSDRLRQLPEGSLFIKEVDRTDAGEYSCYVENTFGHDTVTHQLIVHAPPHSPQITLTATTTNSLTMKVRPHPQDNAPIHGYTIHYKPEFGDWDTAQISSTVQKYTLENLLCGSRYQIYVTAYNGIGTGDPSDMLNTRTKGSKPIIPEAARFIEVATNSITLHLNAWSDGGCPMIYFVVEHKKKNQQEWNQVSNNVKPGGNFVVLDLVPATWYHLRVTAHNNAGFAVAEYEFATLTVTGGTIAPPVRNGDNDSTDVRRYFPWLPGWLDVNVVVPVGATIVVIIVGIVVICVALSRRTRGPEQTRLRGISSADEKYYEGQYDVVYQQTGVGGATLDKRRPDLRDELGYIAPPNRKLPPVPGSNYNTCDRIKRGTVISGTGSIRSHSTWDPRRHMYEELNHCAPNRRCPPPPRMGSAEGLSHRGMEDEICPYATFHLLGFREEMDPSKAMQFQTFPHPGNGHSGTMGPPVGHPTNASAHSRSGSQSMPRQNGRYSRVPSQGGGSGTHNVFSPEYDDPANCAPEEDQYGSQYGQYGAPYDHYGSRGSVGRRSVGSARNIPVSGSPEPPPPPPRNHDQNNSSFNDSKESNEISEAECDRDQLVNRNYGVNARGKDGMTTEEMRKLIERNEAPSRQTGSGHGGHGGLLTPYDTVAV